One region of Seriola aureovittata isolate HTS-2021-v1 ecotype China chromosome 15, ASM2101889v1, whole genome shotgun sequence genomic DNA includes:
- the phldb1a gene encoding pleckstrin homology-like domain family B member 1 isoform X11 encodes MDLHVSDNSDSPADMDRMSRNRVEHGRQTHQVLQSTPLDLIETGKSLKVQAERPHLVSLGSGRLSTAITLLPLLEGRTTLGSEGTDIPLQGLGIAAQHCYIENQAGIITLYPCGNQCSVDGRPITKPYRLTQGCMLCFGQSAFFRFNHPEEALRMKSMLPGGGQGLSTTKTPPTDSHRAPNGNHQSLSSNGNSKVNNIAKNLQDSLVLRAPSSLGPGKQLLPQPSLPNMLNGRNNSTTEDPIYENSSKTPPIPARSTLTNHTPVPHPRTSLSVASGSASGGQRAQESPKLLRNIRSSPTPPSTGSGQETESCNLTQKSSSVKFSPTAPSSPQVRGSSLQKRSPSPMREQGQYDDVPQRLRNPEPTGPTNLRELPPLSPYMSRRGTPGSQGSASSLPSQGFAAKPVPESPQGHRKLTTKAEAMRAMYAQSPSPLSGLEKDPGNRQIRPGPGSAILSGLGSLSGTSPLASPRSQRKTSCMTVTGSSSKEQSLKEKREKPYTRERKNSISEISDNEDELLEYHRWQREERLREQEMEKLERQRLETILNLCAEYNHEDSAVELAEVVRSGLLGGAAGTCSDAGGGMSLQGVDRHQRVRENDEEAQREESSSTESTHQECEELLAGQDQVYLEDERNRILARVDNLKHRVSELERQLQETKQEAEMEQALLQAERRAEQEQVEAENEIISQLQLKLSQLDKAIQKEKDEGRANVSAERKVLEKQRNEYNELKRQFDKCPLSLREQLQEQLSRKAEALESGTKQFEELEFCQLEEESSLEEKKETQSSQLLQERAEYQCSVAKRKEKMAALDAQVKQLGLQAAGDCDRMAKDRTLTLQLLHKEQDRLCAVEKRYHTLTGEKNFPKPNSSMKELLKSKSDGEVGQAAAAALPHCSGAEKNTSTKGLQLVLREISNPLDMDSRRQLAFQSKDVSPTVHHSILHHQSPPSGSQAYDTLSLESSDSMETSVSTGNSACTPESACGLEAQRIEEMEKMLKEAQQEKARLIENKEREVQARRQMLEEERRRREEAERRLQDETAHRQRLVEEEVKMREKHFSQARPMTRYLPNRKEEFDLRAHVESSGHSIDTCPYVILTEKMCKGHLVKMGGKIKSWKKRWFVFDRLKRNFCYYVDKHETKLKGLIYFQAIEEVYYDHLRSATKSPNPSLTFCVKTHDRLYYMVAPSPEAMRIWMDVIVTGAEGYTQFMS; translated from the exons ATG gATCTTCACGTGTCAGATAATTCTGACAGTCCAGCCGACATGGACCGCATGAGCAGGAATAGAGTGGAACATGGGCGACAGACTCACCAGGTCTTACAG agcACTCCTTTAGACCTGATTGAGACAGGCAAGTCCCTGAAAGTCCAGGCAGAGCGCCCCCACCTGGTTAGTTTGGGAAGTGGACGTCTGAGCACAGCCATCACTCTGCTACCACTGCTGGAAG GGAGAACCACGCTGGGCAGTGAGGGGACAGATATCCCCCTGCAGGGCCTCGGCATTGCAGCGCAGCATTGCTATATTGAAAACCAGGCAGGCATTATCACCTTGTACCCATGTGGAAACCAGTGCTCTGTAGATGGACGTCCCATCACCAAACCCTATCGACTGACACAAG GGTGCATGCTGTGTTTTGGTCAGTCGGCCTTTTTCCGCTTCAACCATCCAGAAGAGGCCCTGAGGATGAAGAGCATGCTGCCTGGAGGAGGCCAAGGACTAAGCACCACAAAAACTCCTCCAACTG ACTCTCATCGTGCCCCTAACGGGAACCATCAATCTCTTTCGAGCAACGGCAACTCCAAAGTGAACAACATTGCAAAGAACCTCCAGGACTCGTTGGTGCTGAGGGCACCATCATCATTAGGACCTGGTAAACAACTTCTTCCTCAGCCCTCTCTTCCAAACATGCTCAATGGAAGAAACAACTCCACAACAGAGGACCCCATTtatgaaaacagcagcaaaactcCTCCAATACCTGCCCGGTCCACTCTTACCAACCACACTCCCGTTCCCCATCCACGGACCTCCCTGTCTGTTGCCTCAGGCAGTGCTAGTGGTGGTCAAAGGGCCCAGGAGAGCCCAAAGCTTCTTAGGAACATAAGGTCAAGCCCCACACCGCCTAGCACGGGGTCAGGACAAGAGACAGAAAGCTGTAACCTAACTCAGAAATCATCATCTGTCAAATTTTCCCCAACGGCTCCATCCAGCCCTCAAGTGAGAGGCTCCTCCCTACAGAAGAGATCCCCCAGCCCCATGCGAGAGCAGGGTCAGTATGATGATGTCCCTCAAAGGCTCAGGAATCCAGAGCCAACTGGGCCCACCAACCTTAGGGAACTTCCTCCTCTCAGCCCTTACATGTCCCGCAGAGGGACTCCAGGATCGCAGGGCTCAGCGTCCTCCCTCCCTTCACAAGGCTTCGCTGCTAAACCTGTCCCAGAGAGCCCCCAGGGCCACCGTAAACTCACAACAAAAGCAGAGGCCATGAGGGCAATGTACGCCCAGAGTCCATCACCACTCTCTGGGCTTGAGAAGGACCCTGGAAACAGGCAGATAAGGCCTGGCCCGGGAAGTGCCATCCTGTCAGGCCTGGGTTCTCTGTCTGGTACGTCTCCTCTTGCAAGCCCTCGTagccaaagaaaaacatcttgcATGACTGTGACAGGATCCTCCAGCAAAGAACAGAGtcttaaagaaaaaagagagaaaccaTATACCCGGGAACGCAAAAACAGCATCTCTGAGATCAGTGACAATGAGGACGAGTTGCTGGAATACCACCgctggcagagagaggagaggctgcGTGAGCAGGAAATGGAGAAACTG GAGCGACAGAGGCTGGAGACCATCCTCAATCTGTGTGCAGAGTATAATCATGAGGACAGCGCTGTGGAGCTGGCTGAGGTGGTGAGGAGTGGGCTGCTGGGGGGCGCTGCAGGGACCTGCTCAGACGCAGGAGGGGGGATGTCCCTCCAAGGAGTAGACAGACACCAGAGGGTGAGGGAGAACGATGAggaggcacagagagaggagtccagcagcacagagagcacACACCAAGAG TGTGAAGAGCTGTTAGCCGGTCAGGATCAGGTCTATCTGGAGGACGAGAGGAACAGGATCTTGGCCAGGGTTGATAACTTGAAGCACAGAGTGAGTGAACTGGAGCGGCAGCTACAAGAGACCAAACAGGAG GCGGAGATGGAGCAGGCCCTGCTGCAGGCAGAGAGGCGGGCAgagcaggagcaggtggaggctgaaaatgaaatcatctctcagctgcagctcaaacTGAGCCAGCTGGACAAGGCCATCCAGAAAGAGAAGGACGAG GGCAGGGCTAATGTGTCGGCTGAGCGGAAGGTCCTGGAAAAGCAGAGGAATGAGTACAATGAGCTGAAGAGGCAGTTTGATAAGTGCCCCTTGTCTCTAAGGGAACAGTTACAGGAGCAGCTCAGCAGG AAGGCTGAAGCTCTGGAATCTGGGACCAAGCAGTTTGAAGAGCTGGAGTTCTgccagctggaggaggagagcagtttggaggagaagaaggagactCAGAGCTCGCAGCTTCTCCAAGAGCGAGCCGAGTATCAGTGCAGCGTGGCCAAGAGGAAG GAGAAGATGGCCGCTCTGGACGCTCAGGTGAAGCAGCTGGGGTTACAGGCAGCTGGAGACTGTGACAGGATGGCTAAAGACAGGACACTGACCCTGCAGCTGTTACACAAG GAGCAAGACAGATTGTGTGCTGTGGAGAAGAGGTACCACACCTTGACAGGAGAGAAGAATTTCCCGAAGCCCAACAGCAGCATGAAAGAG CTGTTGAAGTCCAAATCAGATGGTGAGGTTGGACAGGCAGCCGCGGCAGCTCTGCCACACTGCAGTggtgcagagaaaaacacatccACCAAG ggGTTACAGTTAGTGCTGAGGGAGATCTCAAACCCATTAGACATGGACTCCAGGAGGCAGTTGGCTTTTCAGAGCAAAG ATGTGTCTCCCACTGTCCATCACTCCATCCTGCATCATCAGTCGCCACCGAGTGGAAGCCAGGCGTATGACACCCTGAGCCTGGAGAGCTCAGACAGCATGGAGACCAGTGTCTCCACTGGCAACTCCGCATGTACCCCAGAAAG TGCCTGTGGGTTAGAGGCCCAGAGGAtagaagagatggagaagatgTTGAAGGAGGCGCAGCAGGAGAAAGCCAGACTGATTGAGAACAAA GAGAGGGAGGTGCAGGCTCGGCGGCAGATGTTAGAGGAGGAGCGGAGGAGGCGAGAGGAGGCCGAGAGGAGGCTTCAGGATGAGACGGCCCACAGGCAGaggctggtggaggaggaggtgaagatgagagagaaacactTCTCCCAG GCCCGTCCAATGACGCGCTACCTGCCCAACCGTAAGGAGGAGTTTGATCTACGTGCACACGTGGAGTCGTCCGGCCACAGCATAGATACCTGCCCCTACGTCATCCTCACAGAGAAGATGTGCAAGGGCCACCTGGTGAAAATGGGTGGCAAAATCAAATCGTGGAAGAAACGCTGGTTCGTTTTTGACCGTCTCAAGAGAAACTTCTGTTATTACGTGG ACAAGCATGAGACCAAGCTGAAAGGACTCATTTACTTTCAGGCGATTGAAGAGGTTTATTATGATCACCTACGCAGTGCCACCAAG AGCCCCAACCCGTCTTTGACCTTTTGTGTGAAAACCCACGACCGGCTCTACTACATGGTGGCCCCGTCCCCGGAGGCCATGAGGATCTGGATGGATGTCATAGTAACAGGTGCCGAGGGCTACACTCAGTTCATGAGCTGA
- the phldb1a gene encoding pleckstrin homology-like domain family B member 1 isoform X9: MDLHVSDNSDSPADMDRMSRNRVEHGRQTHQVLQSTPLDLIETGKSLKVQAERPHLVSLGSGRLSTAITLLPLLEGRTTLGSEGTDIPLQGLGIAAQHCYIENQAGIITLYPCGNQCSVDGRPITKPYRLTQGCMLCFGQSAFFRFNHPEEALRMKSMLPGGGQGLSTTKTPPTDSHRAPNGNHQSLSSNGNSKVNNIAKNLQDSLVLRAPSSLGPGKQLLPQPSLPNMLNGRNNSTTEDPIYENSSKTPPIPARSTLTNHTPVPHPRTSLSVASGSASGGQRAQESPKLLRNIRSSPTPPSTGSGQETESCNLTQKSSSVKFSPTAPSSPQVRGSSLQKRSPSPMREQGQYDDVPQRLRNPEPTGPTNLRELPPLSPYMSRRGTPGSQGSASSLPSQGFAAKPVPESPQGHRKLTTKAEAMRAMYAQSPSPLSGLEKDPGNRQIRPGPGSAILSGLGSLSGTSPLASPRSQRKTSCMTVTGSSSKEQSLKEKREKPYTRERKNSISEISDNEDELLEYHRWQREERLREQEMEKLERQRLETILNLCAEYNHEDSAVELAEVVRSGLLGGAAGTCSDAGGGMSLQGVDRHQRVRENDEEAQREESSSTESTHQECEELLAGQDQVYLEDERNRILARVDNLKHRVSELERQLQETKQEAEMEQALLQAERRAEQEQVEAENEIISQLQLKLSQLDKAIQKEKDEGRANVSAERKVLEKQRNEYNELKRQFDKCPLSLREQLQEQLSRKAEALESGTKQFEELEFCQLEEESSLEEKKETQSSQLLQERAEYQCSVAKRKEKMAALDAQVKQLGLQAAGDCDRMAKDRTLTLQLLHKEQDRLCAVEKRYHTLTGEKNFPKPNSSMKESQPELSRNAMPPINLERWYQDIMAAGEPQSCPPPLPAKSFSTRRHGQLLKSKSDGEVGQAAAAALPHCSGAEKNTSTKGLQLVLREISNPLDMDSRRQLAFQSKDVSPTVHHSILHHQSPPSGSQAYDTLSLESSDSMETSVSTGNSACTPESACGLEAQRIEEMEKMLKEAQQEKARLIENKEREVQARRQMLEEERRRREEAERRLQDETAHRQRLVEEEVKMREKHFSQARPMTRYLPNRKEEFDLRAHVESSGHSIDTCPYVILTEKMCKGHLVKMGGKIKSWKKRWFVFDRLKRNFCYYVDKHETKLKGLIYFQAIEEVYYDHLRSATKSPNPSLTFCVKTHDRLYYMVAPSPEAMRIWMDVIVTGAEGYTQFMS, translated from the exons ATG gATCTTCACGTGTCAGATAATTCTGACAGTCCAGCCGACATGGACCGCATGAGCAGGAATAGAGTGGAACATGGGCGACAGACTCACCAGGTCTTACAG agcACTCCTTTAGACCTGATTGAGACAGGCAAGTCCCTGAAAGTCCAGGCAGAGCGCCCCCACCTGGTTAGTTTGGGAAGTGGACGTCTGAGCACAGCCATCACTCTGCTACCACTGCTGGAAG GGAGAACCACGCTGGGCAGTGAGGGGACAGATATCCCCCTGCAGGGCCTCGGCATTGCAGCGCAGCATTGCTATATTGAAAACCAGGCAGGCATTATCACCTTGTACCCATGTGGAAACCAGTGCTCTGTAGATGGACGTCCCATCACCAAACCCTATCGACTGACACAAG GGTGCATGCTGTGTTTTGGTCAGTCGGCCTTTTTCCGCTTCAACCATCCAGAAGAGGCCCTGAGGATGAAGAGCATGCTGCCTGGAGGAGGCCAAGGACTAAGCACCACAAAAACTCCTCCAACTG ACTCTCATCGTGCCCCTAACGGGAACCATCAATCTCTTTCGAGCAACGGCAACTCCAAAGTGAACAACATTGCAAAGAACCTCCAGGACTCGTTGGTGCTGAGGGCACCATCATCATTAGGACCTGGTAAACAACTTCTTCCTCAGCCCTCTCTTCCAAACATGCTCAATGGAAGAAACAACTCCACAACAGAGGACCCCATTtatgaaaacagcagcaaaactcCTCCAATACCTGCCCGGTCCACTCTTACCAACCACACTCCCGTTCCCCATCCACGGACCTCCCTGTCTGTTGCCTCAGGCAGTGCTAGTGGTGGTCAAAGGGCCCAGGAGAGCCCAAAGCTTCTTAGGAACATAAGGTCAAGCCCCACACCGCCTAGCACGGGGTCAGGACAAGAGACAGAAAGCTGTAACCTAACTCAGAAATCATCATCTGTCAAATTTTCCCCAACGGCTCCATCCAGCCCTCAAGTGAGAGGCTCCTCCCTACAGAAGAGATCCCCCAGCCCCATGCGAGAGCAGGGTCAGTATGATGATGTCCCTCAAAGGCTCAGGAATCCAGAGCCAACTGGGCCCACCAACCTTAGGGAACTTCCTCCTCTCAGCCCTTACATGTCCCGCAGAGGGACTCCAGGATCGCAGGGCTCAGCGTCCTCCCTCCCTTCACAAGGCTTCGCTGCTAAACCTGTCCCAGAGAGCCCCCAGGGCCACCGTAAACTCACAACAAAAGCAGAGGCCATGAGGGCAATGTACGCCCAGAGTCCATCACCACTCTCTGGGCTTGAGAAGGACCCTGGAAACAGGCAGATAAGGCCTGGCCCGGGAAGTGCCATCCTGTCAGGCCTGGGTTCTCTGTCTGGTACGTCTCCTCTTGCAAGCCCTCGTagccaaagaaaaacatcttgcATGACTGTGACAGGATCCTCCAGCAAAGAACAGAGtcttaaagaaaaaagagagaaaccaTATACCCGGGAACGCAAAAACAGCATCTCTGAGATCAGTGACAATGAGGACGAGTTGCTGGAATACCACCgctggcagagagaggagaggctgcGTGAGCAGGAAATGGAGAAACTG GAGCGACAGAGGCTGGAGACCATCCTCAATCTGTGTGCAGAGTATAATCATGAGGACAGCGCTGTGGAGCTGGCTGAGGTGGTGAGGAGTGGGCTGCTGGGGGGCGCTGCAGGGACCTGCTCAGACGCAGGAGGGGGGATGTCCCTCCAAGGAGTAGACAGACACCAGAGGGTGAGGGAGAACGATGAggaggcacagagagaggagtccagcagcacagagagcacACACCAAGAG TGTGAAGAGCTGTTAGCCGGTCAGGATCAGGTCTATCTGGAGGACGAGAGGAACAGGATCTTGGCCAGGGTTGATAACTTGAAGCACAGAGTGAGTGAACTGGAGCGGCAGCTACAAGAGACCAAACAGGAG GCGGAGATGGAGCAGGCCCTGCTGCAGGCAGAGAGGCGGGCAgagcaggagcaggtggaggctgaaaatgaaatcatctctcagctgcagctcaaacTGAGCCAGCTGGACAAGGCCATCCAGAAAGAGAAGGACGAG GGCAGGGCTAATGTGTCGGCTGAGCGGAAGGTCCTGGAAAAGCAGAGGAATGAGTACAATGAGCTGAAGAGGCAGTTTGATAAGTGCCCCTTGTCTCTAAGGGAACAGTTACAGGAGCAGCTCAGCAGG AAGGCTGAAGCTCTGGAATCTGGGACCAAGCAGTTTGAAGAGCTGGAGTTCTgccagctggaggaggagagcagtttggaggagaagaaggagactCAGAGCTCGCAGCTTCTCCAAGAGCGAGCCGAGTATCAGTGCAGCGTGGCCAAGAGGAAG GAGAAGATGGCCGCTCTGGACGCTCAGGTGAAGCAGCTGGGGTTACAGGCAGCTGGAGACTGTGACAGGATGGCTAAAGACAGGACACTGACCCTGCAGCTGTTACACAAG GAGCAAGACAGATTGTGTGCTGTGGAGAAGAGGTACCACACCTTGACAGGAGAGAAGAATTTCCCGAAGCCCAACAGCAGCATGAAAGAG AGCCAGCCTGAGCTGAGCAGGAATGCAATGCCTCCTATTAACCTCGAGCGCTGGTACCAGGACATCATGGCTGCTGGGGAGCCTCAGTCATGTCCTCCACCACTGCCTGCAAAGTCCTTTTCCACACGCAGACACGGGCAG CTGTTGAAGTCCAAATCAGATGGTGAGGTTGGACAGGCAGCCGCGGCAGCTCTGCCACACTGCAGTggtgcagagaaaaacacatccACCAAG ggGTTACAGTTAGTGCTGAGGGAGATCTCAAACCCATTAGACATGGACTCCAGGAGGCAGTTGGCTTTTCAGAGCAAAG ATGTGTCTCCCACTGTCCATCACTCCATCCTGCATCATCAGTCGCCACCGAGTGGAAGCCAGGCGTATGACACCCTGAGCCTGGAGAGCTCAGACAGCATGGAGACCAGTGTCTCCACTGGCAACTCCGCATGTACCCCAGAAAG TGCCTGTGGGTTAGAGGCCCAGAGGAtagaagagatggagaagatgTTGAAGGAGGCGCAGCAGGAGAAAGCCAGACTGATTGAGAACAAA GAGAGGGAGGTGCAGGCTCGGCGGCAGATGTTAGAGGAGGAGCGGAGGAGGCGAGAGGAGGCCGAGAGGAGGCTTCAGGATGAGACGGCCCACAGGCAGaggctggtggaggaggaggtgaagatgagagagaaacactTCTCCCAG GCCCGTCCAATGACGCGCTACCTGCCCAACCGTAAGGAGGAGTTTGATCTACGTGCACACGTGGAGTCGTCCGGCCACAGCATAGATACCTGCCCCTACGTCATCCTCACAGAGAAGATGTGCAAGGGCCACCTGGTGAAAATGGGTGGCAAAATCAAATCGTGGAAGAAACGCTGGTTCGTTTTTGACCGTCTCAAGAGAAACTTCTGTTATTACGTGG ACAAGCATGAGACCAAGCTGAAAGGACTCATTTACTTTCAGGCGATTGAAGAGGTTTATTATGATCACCTACGCAGTGCCACCAAG AGCCCCAACCCGTCTTTGACCTTTTGTGTGAAAACCCACGACCGGCTCTACTACATGGTGGCCCCGTCCCCGGAGGCCATGAGGATCTGGATGGATGTCATAGTAACAGGTGCCGAGGGCTACACTCAGTTCATGAGCTGA